A section of the Lepus europaeus isolate LE1 chromosome 10, mLepTim1.pri, whole genome shotgun sequence genome encodes:
- the ACVRL1 gene encoding serine/threonine-protein kinase receptor R3, which produces MALNPPRSGFLMLLMTLGLTQGDPGRPLRGPLLTCTCENPHCRGPTCQGAWCTVVLVREEGRRPQEHRGCGSLHPELCRGRPTDFVSHYCCYSPHCNHNVSLVLEATQTPPEHPADGQLPLILGPVMALLVLLALGALGLWRMRRRQEKQRGLYSDLGESSLILKTSEQGDSMLGDLVDSNCTTGSGSGLPFLVQRTVARQVALVECVGKGRYGEVWRGLWHGESVAVKIFSSRDEQSWFRETEIYNTVLLRHDNILGFIASDMTSRNSSTQLWLITHYHEHGSLYDFLQRQTLEPQLALRLAVSAACGLAHLHVEIFGTQGKPAIAHRDLKSRNVLVKSNLQCCIADLGLAVMHSQGSDYLDIGHNPRVGTKRYMAPEVLEEKIRTDCFESYKWTDVWAFGLVLWEIARRTIVNGIVEDYRPPFYDVVPNDPSFEDMKKVVCVDQQTPTIPNRLAADPVLSGVVQMMRECWYPNPSARLTALRIKKTLQKLSNSLEKPKAIH; this is translated from the exons ATGGCCTTGAACCCCCCCAGGAGCGGTTTTCTGATGCTGCTGATGACCTTGGGCCTCACCCAGG GTGACCCTGGGCGGCCCTTGCGAGGCCCGCTGCTGACCTGCACGTGTGAGAACCCCCACTGCAGAGGGCCCACGTGCCAGGGGGCCTGGTGCACAGTCGTGCTGGTACGGGAGGAGGGCAGACGCCCCCAGGAGCACCGCGGCTGTGGGAGCCTGCACCCGGAGCTCTGCAGGGGGCGCCCCACCGACTTCGTCAGCCACTACTGCTGCTACAGCCCCCACTGCAACCACAACGTGTCCCTGGTGCTTGAGG CCACCCAAACCCCTCCGGAGCACCCAGCCGATGGCCAGTTGCCTCTGATCCTGGGCCCCGTGATGGCCTTGCTGGTCCTGCTGGCTCTGGGCGCCCTGGGCCTGTGGCGCATGCGGCGGAGGCAGGAGAAGCAGCGGGGTCTGTACAGCGACCTGGGCGAGTCCAGCCTCATCCTGAAGACATCCGAGCAAGGGGACAGCATGCTGGGG GACCTTGTGGACAGCAATTGCACCACGGGCAGTGGCTCGGGGCTCCCCTTCCTGGTGCAGAGGACAGTGGCACGGCAGGTGGCCCTGGTGGAGTGTGTGG GGAAGGGCCGCTACGGAGAGGTGTGGCGGGGCTTGTGGCACGGTGAGAGTGTGGCCGTGAAGATCTTCTCCTCGAGGGACGAGCAGTCCTGGTTCCGGGAGACAGAGATCTACAACACGGTGCTGCTGAGACACGACAACATCCTAG GCTTCATCGCCTCGGACATGACCTCCCGCAACTCGAGCACGCAGCTGTGGCTCATCACACACTACCACGAGCACGGCTCGCTCTACGACTTCCTACAGAGACAGACGCTGGAGCCCCAGCTGGCCCTGAGGCTGGCGGTGTCCGCGGCCTGCGGCCTGGCGCACCTACACGTGGAGATCTTCGGCACACAGGGCAAACCGGCCATCGCCCACCGCGACCTCAAGAGCCGCAATGTGTTGGTTAAGAGCAACTTGCAGTGCTGCATCGCGGACCTGG GTCTGGCTGTGATGCACTCCCAGGGTAGCGATTACCTGGACATCGGCCACAATCCCAGGGTGGGCACCAAGCGGTACATGGCGCCGGAGGTGCTGGAGGAGAAGATACGCACCGACTGCTTCGAGTCCTACAAGTGGACGGACGTCTGGGCCTTTGGCTTGGTGCTGTGGGAGATCGCCCGGCGGACCATTGTCAATG GCATCGTGGAGGACTACCGGCCGCCATTCTACGACGTGGTGCCCAATGACCCCAGCTTCGAGGACATGAAGAAGGTGGTGTGTGTGGACCAGCAGACTCCCACCATCCCCAACCGCCTGGCTGCAGACCCG GTGCTGTCAGGAGTGGTACAGATGATGCGAGAGTGCTGGTACCCCAACCCCTCGGCCCGCCTCACCGCGCTGCGCATCAAGAAAACCCTGCAGAAGCTCAGCAACAGCCTGGAGAAGCCGAAAGCGATCCACTAG